Proteins found in one Balaenoptera musculus isolate JJ_BM4_2016_0621 chromosome 4, mBalMus1.pri.v3, whole genome shotgun sequence genomic segment:
- the LOC118894955 gene encoding hypoxanthine-guanine phosphoribosyltransferase-like: protein MATRSPSVVISDDPPGYDLDLFCIPNHYAEDLGKVFIPHGLIMDRTKWLARDVMKEMGGHHILALCVLKGGYKFFADLLDYIKALNRSNDRSIPVTVDFIRLKSYHNDQSTGDIKVIGGDDLSTLTGKNVLIVEDIIDTGKTMYTLLSLVKQHNPKMVKVASLLVKKTPRCVGYRPDFVGFEIPDKFVVGCALDYNEYFRDLNHVCVISETGKAKYKA, encoded by the coding sequence ATGGCTACCCGGAGCCCCAGCGTCGTGATTAGTGATGATCCACCAGGTTATGACCTAGATTTATTCTGTATACCTAATCATTATGCTGAGGATTTGGGAAAGGTGTTTATTCCTCATGGACTAATTAtggacaggaccaaatggctGGCTCGAGATGTGATGAAGGAGATGGGAGGCCATCACATCCTGGCCCTCTGTGTGCTCAAGGGGGGCTATAAATTCTTTGCTGACCTGCTGGATTACATCAAAGCACTGAACAGAAGTAATGATAGATCTATACCTGTGACTGTAGATTTTATCAGACTGAAGAGCTACCATAATGACCAGTCAACAGGTGACATAAAAGTAATTGGTGGAGATGATCTCTCAACTTTAACTGGAAAGAATGTCTTGATTGTTGAAGATATAATTGACACTGGCAAAACAATGTACACCTTGCTTTCCTTGGTCAAGCAGCATAATCCAAAGATGGTCAAGGTTGCAAGCTTGCTGGTGAAAAAGACTCCTCGATGTGTTGGATATAGACCAGACTTTGTTGGATTTGAAATTCCAGACAAGTTTGTTGTAGGATGTGCCCTTGACTATAATGAATACTTCAGGGATTTGAATCATGTTTGTGTCATTAGCGAAACgggaaaagcaaaatacaaagccTAA